Genomic window (Bacillus vallismortis):
TTAGCACCTTATACAGCAAAATAAGGAGGATTACGTTGTGGATGACATATTGAAACAGTATATGGTGCTGTTCAAACATATGAATGATGTGATAAATGGCCCGGACTATCCGGGTAAGGAAAAAGATATTCAAAATCAAAAAGAACAGATCGAACCTTACGAGACACAGCTGCAGCAACGTTTTTCTACGGATTATGACTACGATGAATTTGCTGATTCAGCTATTAAATGTGCATATGGCGATATGACGCTGGAAGATTTAGAAGCCGTTTATTATGAATTAACAACACCATTTTATGATTGAGTTTTAAGAAGCGTAAAATTTCATTTTCTATCTCACTAACTCAAGTATACTTTTATTCTGAGACAGAAAATAATTTATTTTGTTTACTTCCTAGAATATATATTATGTAAACTAACGAAAATTCGAATGACATCATTTTGATTTTTAGCTCCCTTTTATGTACAGGTACAGGGACATAAACAAGGGTCCATTCTAATTTATCTACAGTTTCACCCATTTGTTTGTAATATCAAAAAACCTTTACGTCCTCAATAAATTAAATCGGTCATAAAGGTTTTTCAGTTAGGAGTTGTTCGTCTCATTCATTTTCTATCCAATCAATAAAGCCTTCAATAATTACACTTCCATATAGTTGAAATCTTCATCATTCTAAGGAAATTTACTAATCTGTATTTTACGGCTAGTTCTTTGACATGCGTTTATCAGCAATCTCTCGGTTATGTCACCTTGTTGCTGGTCTTCTTGATCAAGTCCACGCCATCATATGCCAGATTTTCAACACTTGCAGCCTTCTGCAGTATGTAATGATCAAAAAAGTTCTTCGTATAGTCTGTAACAAGATTTCGCATCTCCATAGCATCCCGTTCGCCTCTGCTGAGCTCCTCATAAGCACTGGTAAACACAATGTCGCAGTAATCTAAATGCGCAACACGATCAACAGAGAAATAATAGGTTTCCATGCTATTGTTAGCGCCAATTATCGCATTCATGTTATAGTTAGGTTCACAAAAAAGCAGCAAAAAGGGTTTCTTAAGGTCGCTGTCGAGAAGGCCGAACGCACCGCTATCCAAGCCAATCCCGCAGGCGAACCGGTCGTCGTCCCGGCAAACAATCGCCGTTGTAGGCCCTCCGTAAGAATGTCCGACTATGCCCATGCCGATATCAAGCAACAATCTGCGTTTAAAGATGGAATTCAGCTCTCCAGAGTCCAGTTTGTAAAGATAATCGGCTACATACCTTACATCTTCTGCCTGTAATTCACTATACTCTGTTAACTTGTCAAGTATCGGCAGTTGAAGCACGTTACGGCACATCTCAATGGCAGTTTCATCGTCAGGCCGCATTTCCATCTTACCAGCCAACGCCCGCATCTCCTGATCTTCAGAAAACGCCATAATGACATCCGAAAAATCCTTTGATACATTAAACAGGCGCCCATCTTTACGCTTATACATCGTGCTATTCTGATGCCCGATGCTTACCACAACATATCCCATGCTTGCCAAGTCTGTACATATCACTGTACCCCATTCTGGAGAACCGCCCCCGCCGCAAACATAGAATAACACCGGATAGCGTTTTTCCTTCCAGGAGAGAGCAAGGTCGTCGTAACAATGAGTTTTGATATCGATAGAGAAAAAATCCTTTTCCTTCAGATACTCAGTGACAAGTGGCTGGTCATGAACCATTTCGTAGACTTCAGGAAACATGTACGTTGATGGAGTCTTCCCTTCGCTGCTATCAGATGGATAGTACATAAACGCGGTCAATTCTCTTTTTGAGTGATCTGATGCCGTGTACTCAAAATCCATCTGGGTTCGGCCGACAGTATAGCCGCCAATTGGTTCTGGAAATGCGTCATAAGTTTTCATTCTCGTTTTCCCCCTTAATTAATAAAAGTGGCGAATGTGAAATACAAACATTGCTCTATAAGCGCTTTTCAAAACTGTGAAACTATTACATCCTATCTTCAGTGAATCATATCTACTCCCTGACTTTCTTGTGATCGCTAACAATTTCAGAATATTTATGATCTTCAAGCAGCCCATGACCCATAAAGTCAGCAAAGTACTTACTTAATCTTATGTTGCAGCTTAGAGTCCTTAATATCGAATTCCCTAAAAAACATGACTAAATGAAACTGCATTGACTCAAACATAAAAGATATCAAGTCGTCGTCAATATCAGGTCGGAGATATCCATCAACCCTCAATCGGCGTAAAATTCCTTGATTAAGGGGATGACTCGCCCTTTAGCACATTCAGATATATTTTAAGCGAAATGTTCTCAGGAATGTATAAAAATGTTTCAGTTAACACTTTTTGCCATCGAGAAGTATCTAAACTCTTTGGATCAATGTCTGGTTTTTCATAAAATCTGCTTCTAGCTATTTAACCACACCTCCAAATTAGGATCTATTAATGCTTTATCAAAGTTGGCGTATAATACAGCTAAAATATAACAATGAAAAACTGATGTCTCCCGCATGTAAGGCTTTAATGCTGTATGCTTCAGACGCAAGACACGAAAAAAGCGATTTTCCGATCGGAAAATCGCTCAATTTCAACGTGGTACGCTTGCCTTAGGTGCCTTTAACGATTTACGACAAATGTTGTCACGCTTTGAGCTGGAAGATGGGCCCAAAAATGATTGTCCGTTACTTTAAGATTCGTCCCAGGTTGAAGATTGCTGTTGCTGCTGGTGATCCATCTAGATACCTGAGAAGCAGATCCATTCTGCAAAACAAAGTTTTGGTTAACTCCTGTGTTGCTTTTGTTAATGGCAACAATAACGACCTTGTTGTCACCTTTATAGGCTGACACGTAAACGTTCGGATTAGGATTTTTCGTTGCATCAATCCTTACATATCCAGGGCGCACAAACTTTGAGAAATGAGCCATATTGTAGCCACGTTTGCTGATCGTGCCATCTTCTTTCATAGGACCATATGATCTTCGGATGTACCACCAAACATAAGCTTGAAAATCCCCTTCAACCATCGAATTGTGAATATGTTGTGAAACATCCAAGGCCTCGGGCCATCGATCCGCCGAGTTGTTATCACTGTTCGGATAGTATACTTCCGTCATCCAAAGGTCCTTCCCCGCTCCTTTTTGTTTAAAAAGAGGATAAGGGAATTGACTGACCTGAGTCCCATACAGGTGGGTTCCGAGAA
Coding sequences:
- a CDS encoding YnfE family protein, with protein sequence MDDILKQYMVLFKHMNDVINGPDYPGKEKDIQNQKEQIEPYETQLQQRFSTDYDYDEFADSAIKCAYGDMTLEDLEAVYYELTTPFYD
- a CDS encoding choline esterase; this translates as MKTYDAFPEPIGGYTVGRTQMDFEYTASDHSKRELTAFMYYPSDSSEGKTPSTYMFPEVYEMVHDQPLVTEYLKEKDFFSIDIKTHCYDDLALSWKEKRYPVLFYVCGGGGSPEWGTVICTDLASMGYVVVSIGHQNSTMYKRKDGRLFNVSKDFSDVIMAFSEDQEMRALAGKMEMRPDDETAIEMCRNVLQLPILDKLTEYSELQAEDVRYVADYLYKLDSGELNSIFKRRLLLDIGMGIVGHSYGGPTTAIVCRDDDRFACGIGLDSGAFGLLDSDLKKPFLLLFCEPNYNMNAIIGANNSMETYYFSVDRVAHLDYCDIVFTSAYEELSRGERDAMEMRNLVTDYTKNFFDHYILQKAASVENLAYDGVDLIKKTSNKVT